One window from the genome of Caldilineales bacterium encodes:
- a CDS encoding M20/M25/M40 family metallo-hydrolase has product MLPHDSIHRDRLLNLFLDLVRIDSPSGHEAAISQHLLGRLQDLGCAVEQDGVGNLIARLPGQGEETILLSCHMDTVGSDTGIIPVIRDGVIYSEGPTILGGDDKSGVAIILETLTLLAEHPDWPHPPLEIVITVSEELGLWGARQLDAGRLQAAWGVVLDAGGPIGTLVYSAPSQNRIEATVHGKKAHAGSEPENGVNAIVAAAAAIAAMPLGRIDDETTANIGVIHGGEATNIVPDRVTLYGEARSRDTTRLAAQTEAMVSALQSAASERGATISVEVIPLYHTYRLTPDQRPYAAAVRAIERLGLVVRPRMAGGGTDGNIYTNAGIPCVVLSTGMAQVHTPDEHIAIQDMVDAARVLMALLTDPGA; this is encoded by the coding sequence ATGCTCCCACACGACTCCATCCACCGCGACCGCCTGCTCAATCTCTTCCTCGATCTGGTTCGCATCGATAGCCCCTCCGGCCACGAGGCCGCCATCAGCCAGCACCTGCTGGGGCGACTGCAAGACCTGGGCTGCGCCGTCGAACAGGATGGCGTCGGCAACCTCATCGCCCGCTTGCCCGGCCAGGGCGAGGAAACCATCCTCCTCAGCTGCCACATGGACACCGTCGGCAGCGACACCGGCATCATCCCGGTCATCCGCGACGGCGTCATCTACTCGGAAGGCCCCACCATCCTCGGCGGCGACGATAAATCGGGCGTGGCCATCATCCTGGAGACCCTGACCCTGCTGGCCGAGCACCCCGACTGGCCCCACCCGCCGTTGGAAATCGTGATCACCGTCAGCGAGGAGCTGGGGTTGTGGGGGGCGCGGCAGTTGGATGCCGGCCGGCTCCAGGCCGCCTGGGGCGTCGTCCTCGACGCTGGCGGCCCCATTGGCACGCTCGTCTACTCGGCCCCCTCGCAAAATCGCATCGAGGCCACCGTCCACGGCAAAAAAGCGCACGCCGGCTCCGAGCCAGAGAACGGCGTCAATGCCATCGTCGCGGCGGCCGCTGCCATCGCCGCCATGCCCTTGGGCCGCATCGACGACGAAACCACGGCCAACATCGGCGTCATCCACGGCGGCGAGGCCACCAACATCGTCCCCGACCGCGTGACCCTCTACGGCGAGGCCCGCAGCCGCGACACGACCAGGCTGGCCGCCCAGACCGAGGCCATGGTCAGCGCCCTGCAAAGCGCCGCCAGCGAACGCGGGGCGACGATCAGCGTCGAGGTCATCCCGCTCTACCACACCTACCGCCTCACCCCCGACCAGCGCCCCTATGCCGCCGCTGTGCGCGCCATCGAGCGACTCGGCCTGGTCGTGCGGCCCAGAATGGCGGGCGGAGGCACCGACGGCAACATCTACACCAACGCCGGCATCCCCTGCGTCGTCCTCTCCACCGGCATGGCCCAGGTGCACACCCCCGACGAGCACATCGCCATCCAGGACATGGTCGATGCGGCGCGGGTGCTGATGGCATTACTGACCGATCCCGGAGCGTGA
- a CDS encoding GNAT family N-acetyltransferase, with translation MPSPHPYTTPTGLQISFRRLRPEDAPYIVDLFQHLSPQSRYQRFQIPLEHADPAWVEQMARDIVRVEEPGEGWLAFADLPDEPNACIGGGRFIATGAGVAEASVTVRDDFQSQGLGSEILRLLFDEARQAGIHTITAYVQASNRAVFAMLAHFDLPFRTSTQLGETMIEVDLTGSRRPQAPSESTLPPG, from the coding sequence ATGCCCTCCCCCCACCCCTACACCACCCCCACCGGCCTGCAAATCAGCTTCCGGCGGCTGCGGCCCGAAGACGCGCCTTACATCGTCGATCTGTTCCAGCATCTCAGCCCCCAGAGCCGCTACCAGCGTTTCCAGATTCCGCTGGAACACGCCGACCCGGCCTGGGTGGAACAGATGGCCCGCGATATCGTGCGTGTGGAGGAACCGGGCGAGGGCTGGCTGGCTTTCGCCGACTTGCCCGATGAGCCGAACGCTTGCATTGGCGGCGGGCGCTTCATCGCCACCGGCGCAGGGGTGGCTGAGGCCTCGGTGACGGTGCGCGATGACTTCCAGAGCCAGGGGCTTGGCTCCGAGATCCTGCGGCTGCTGTTCGACGAAGCCCGTCAGGCCGGCATCCACACCATCACGGCCTATGTACAGGCTTCCAACCGGGCGGTCTTTGCCATGCTGGCGCACTTCGACCTCCCCTTCCGCACCAGCACTCAGCTGGGCGAGACGATGATCGAGGTGGATCTGACCGGCAGCCGCAGGCCACAAGCGCCGAGTGAGTCCACCTTGCCGCCGGGTTGA
- a CDS encoding MFS transporter, with translation MPPPPRTDGFRPILRLPAFRLIWLSQLLALTAQNGIHFVQLVLIERLTGKSAHIGLMIVAFSLPPVLLSFFSAAVIDRVPKKWIISLSNITRALLAFAYLLVLQWLHGDALLIAVYLITFIASAIGVFNNPAVMAKIPLVVGEERLMTANSIFNITIAASQIVGLIFLAPLAVKAVGVSGAFVLMGLCYLFAFFLDLLLPRDPGRRVKGVTMLASRREVQAELHEGWRFVAREGTVGLAMLQLTLVATLVMILAMIAPGFSARVLGLAPEDAVFVFAPAGLGMFIAMIFLGRWGSRLSQQWLQLTMLLFTGSSFAFMGFLSRDYSTLRIPIFDVYPERLVPLTVMVSATALVAGFAIYGVLTIAQTAIQRQTPANLRGRVFTVQFMLTNLIGMIPLLAAAWMADLLGIPEMMRWLAISCAVVSAISLLALRRPSPAPSP, from the coding sequence ATGCCACCACCCCCTCGCACCGACGGCTTCCGCCCCATCCTCCGGCTCCCGGCCTTCCGGCTGATCTGGCTGTCGCAACTGCTGGCCCTCACCGCTCAGAACGGCATCCACTTCGTCCAGCTCGTCCTCATCGAGCGCCTGACCGGAAAAAGCGCCCACATCGGCCTGATGATCGTCGCTTTCAGCCTGCCGCCGGTGCTGCTCTCGTTCTTTTCGGCCGCCGTCATCGACCGTGTGCCCAAGAAGTGGATCATCTCACTCTCCAACATCACCCGCGCCCTGCTGGCCTTCGCCTACCTGCTCGTCCTCCAATGGTTGCACGGCGACGCCCTCTTGATCGCCGTCTATCTCATCACCTTCATCGCTTCGGCCATCGGCGTCTTCAACAACCCGGCCGTGATGGCGAAAATCCCGCTGGTGGTGGGTGAGGAGCGGTTGATGACCGCCAACTCGATCTTCAACATCACCATCGCCGCCTCGCAGATCGTCGGACTCATCTTCCTGGCGCCGTTGGCCGTCAAAGCGGTGGGGGTGAGCGGCGCCTTCGTGCTCATGGGGCTGTGCTACCTGTTCGCCTTCTTCCTCGACCTGTTGCTGCCGCGCGACCCCGGTCGTCGCGTCAAAGGCGTCACCATGCTTGCTTCTCGCCGCGAGGTGCAGGCGGAACTCCACGAAGGCTGGCGATTCGTCGCCCGCGAAGGGACGGTGGGCCTGGCCATGCTTCAACTCACGCTCGTAGCCACGCTGGTGATGATCCTGGCCATGATCGCGCCCGGCTTCAGCGCCCGCGTCCTCGGCCTGGCGCCTGAAGACGCCGTCTTCGTCTTTGCGCCCGCCGGCCTGGGCATGTTCATCGCCATGATCTTCCTGGGACGATGGGGCAGCCGGCTATCGCAACAGTGGCTGCAACTGACCATGTTGTTATTCACCGGCTCCAGCTTCGCCTTCATGGGCTTCCTCAGCCGCGACTACAGCACCCTTCGCATCCCCATCTTCGATGTCTACCCCGAACGCCTGGTGCCGCTCACGGTCATGGTCTCGGCTACAGCCCTGGTGGCGGGCTTTGCCATCTATGGCGTCCTCACCATCGCCCAAACCGCCATCCAGCGGCAGACGCCCGCCAACCTGCGCGGGCGCGTCTTCACCGTCCAATTCATGCTCACCAACCTCATCGGCATGATCCCCCTGCTGGCGGCGGCATGGATGGCCGACCTGCTCGGCATCCCCGAAATGATGCGTTGGTTGGCCATCTCCTGCGCCGTCGTCAGCGCCATCAGCCTCCTCGCCCTCCGCCGCCCCTCCCCCGCCCCCTCCCCCTGA
- a CDS encoding NUDIX domain-containing protein, with protein sequence MPQPPFNTYRAAGGVVLDESGRVLLLERYLPDEEGSRHEIRLPKGHIEAGETPEQAALREVCEESGFCQLEIVADLGQNTIEFPRPGGITQRHERYFLMRLRDPRRQPPRPTSPDAAEALFQPLWAADLPAAEALLTYDSEKHFIRQARRRLDSAE encoded by the coding sequence GTGCCACAGCCTCCCTTCAACACCTATCGCGCCGCCGGCGGCGTCGTCCTCGACGAAAGCGGCCGCGTCCTGTTGCTCGAACGCTACCTGCCCGACGAGGAAGGCTCTCGCCACGAGATCCGCCTGCCCAAAGGCCACATCGAGGCCGGCGAGACGCCCGAACAGGCGGCGCTGCGCGAGGTCTGCGAGGAGAGCGGCTTCTGCCAGCTGGAGATCGTGGCCGATCTGGGTCAGAACACGATCGAGTTCCCGCGACCGGGCGGGATCACACAGCGCCACGAACGCTACTTTCTCATGCGTTTGCGCGACCCCCGGCGCCAGCCGCCGCGCCCCACCAGCCCCGACGCCGCCGAAGCCCTGTTTCAGCCGCTGTGGGCCGCCGACCTGCCCGCCGCCGAAGCCCTGCTGACCTACGACTCTGAAAAGCACTTCATCCGCCAGGCGCGGCGGCGCCTGGATAGCGCCGAATGA
- the thrC gene encoding threonine synthase yields the protein MYHAHFRCFRGCPGRYSLYEVIYTCPTCGGLLEVVHETPALRDRSGSGWMHLFEGRSGTTAWPFGSGVWRYKEWVIPDLEDDNIVSTFEGNTNLFWAARLGEQIGLPDLWVKQSGNSHTGSFKDLGMTVLVSVVKQMIAQGRPIKAVACASTGDTSAALAAYGAAAGIPTIVFLPQGKVSRAQLIQPIANGATVLALDTDFDGCMKIVKEVTKDNSIYLANSMNSLRIEGQKTVGFEVVQQFDWQTPDWFVIPVGNLGNISALGKGLLQMKDLGLIDKLPRLAAAQAANANPFYESYKRGFSEKVSLKAQTTLASAIQIGDPVSYEKAAATLQHFDGVVEQASEHDLAEAAARADRTGLYTCPHTGVALAALIKLVRQGIIRPHEKVVVISTAHGLKFTQFKVGYHDDKLEGVEAHLANAPIYLPADVDVVKRTLERKLARA from the coding sequence ATGTACCACGCTCATTTCCGCTGCTTCCGCGGCTGCCCCGGCCGCTACTCGCTCTACGAAGTCATCTACACCTGCCCCACCTGCGGCGGGCTGCTCGAGGTCGTCCACGAGACCCCGGCCCTGCGCGACCGCTCCGGCTCCGGCTGGATGCACCTGTTCGAAGGTCGTTCGGGCACCACCGCCTGGCCGTTTGGCTCCGGCGTCTGGCGCTACAAGGAGTGGGTCATCCCCGATCTGGAGGACGATAACATCGTCAGCACCTTCGAGGGCAACACCAACCTGTTCTGGGCGGCGCGGCTGGGCGAGCAGATCGGCCTGCCCGATCTCTGGGTCAAGCAGTCGGGCAATAGCCACACGGGTTCGTTCAAAGATTTGGGCATGACGGTGTTGGTCAGCGTGGTCAAGCAGATGATCGCCCAGGGCCGGCCGATCAAGGCCGTGGCCTGCGCCTCCACCGGCGACACCTCGGCGGCATTGGCGGCCTACGGCGCCGCCGCCGGCATCCCCACCATCGTCTTCCTGCCCCAGGGCAAAGTCAGCCGCGCCCAACTCATCCAACCCATCGCCAACGGCGCCACCGTCCTCGCCCTCGACACCGATTTCGACGGCTGTATGAAGATCGTCAAAGAGGTGACGAAGGACAACAGCATCTATCTGGCCAATTCGATGAACTCGTTGCGCATCGAGGGTCAGAAAACGGTGGGGTTCGAGGTGGTGCAGCAGTTCGATTGGCAGACGCCCGATTGGTTCGTGATCCCGGTTGGCAATCTGGGCAACATCAGCGCCCTGGGCAAGGGCTTGCTGCAAATGAAGGATCTGGGGCTGATCGACAAGCTACCGCGGCTGGCTGCAGCCCAGGCGGCCAACGCCAACCCGTTCTACGAGTCGTACAAGCGCGGGTTCAGCGAGAAGGTAAGCCTCAAGGCCCAGACCACCCTGGCCTCGGCCATCCAGATCGGCGACCCGGTCAGCTACGAGAAAGCCGCCGCCACCTTGCAGCATTTCGATGGCGTGGTCGAACAGGCCAGCGAGCACGACCTGGCCGAGGCCGCCGCCCGCGCCGACCGCACCGGCCTCTATACCTGCCCCCACACCGGCGTCGCCCTGGCCGCCCTGATCAAACTCGTCCGCCAGGGGATCATCCGGCCGCACGAGAAGGTCGTCGTCATCTCCACCGCCCACGGCCTCAAATTCACCCAGTTCAAGGTGGGCTATCACGACGACAAGCTAGAGGGCGTGGAAGCGCACCTGGCCAACGCGCCTATCTATCTGCCGGCGGATGTGGATGTGGTCAAGCGGACGTTGGAGCGGAAGTTGGCGCGAGCCTGA
- a CDS encoding BrnT family toxin, with amino-acid sequence MEFEWNPQKAARNLQKHKIAFVEAATVFSDPLSVTAPDPDHSLNEDRFIIVGQTHKNRLVMVSFVERRNRIRIISARELTHSERNAYEEEL; translated from the coding sequence ATGGAATTCGAATGGAACCCTCAAAAAGCCGCCAGGAATCTGCAGAAGCACAAGATTGCATTTGTAGAAGCAGCTACGGTTTTTAGTGATCCGCTCAGTGTCACTGCGCCTGATCCCGACCACTCACTCAATGAAGATCGTTTCATTATCGTAGGACAAACGCACAAGAATCGCTTAGTGATGGTCTCGTTTGTAGAACGCAGAAATCGGATCCGCATTATTAGCGCGCGCGAATTGACTCACTCTGAAAGAAATGCTTATGAAGAAGAATTATAG
- a CDS encoding GNAT family N-acetyltransferase: MEHSLTFLTRRKRRIWLRPMRPDDVSHLIDIFAHLSPQSRYFRFHEPLEAPDPEQVEEKAREIAALDPDKGRGWLAFANVRGRRTPVGGIRWVRVDETTAEIALTVRDDFQGQGIGLELLRIAVLDAAAAGVRRVVAVIQGANQAVVQLLRHAPAPIQKTISAGEIYVEADLREVAAAMREQAPAASV, from the coding sequence ATGGAACACTCCCTGACTTTTTTGACTCGCCGTAAGCGCCGTATCTGGTTGCGCCCGATGCGGCCAGACGATGTGAGCCATTTGATCGATATCTTTGCCCATCTCAGCCCCCAAAGCCGCTATTTTCGCTTTCACGAGCCGTTGGAAGCGCCCGACCCGGAGCAGGTGGAAGAGAAGGCGCGTGAGATAGCTGCGCTCGACCCCGACAAAGGTCGCGGCTGGCTGGCTTTTGCCAATGTGCGCGGGCGGAGGACGCCGGTGGGCGGGATCCGCTGGGTGCGGGTGGATGAGACCACCGCCGAGATCGCCCTGACGGTGCGGGATGACTTCCAGGGACAGGGCATCGGCCTCGAGCTATTGCGGATTGCCGTGCTGGATGCCGCCGCCGCCGGTGTGCGCAGGGTGGTGGCGGTCATCCAGGGCGCCAACCAGGCGGTGGTGCAATTGCTCCGGCACGCGCCTGCGCCGATCCAGAAGACGATTTCGGCGGGGGAAATCTATGTGGAGGCCGATCTGCGGGAGGTTGCCGCAGCGATGCGCGAACAAGCGCCGGCGGCGTCGGTGTAA
- a CDS encoding DUF951 domain-containing protein, with the protein MTYLPIHIGDIVRLRKPHPCGGYEWAVVRTGADIGLVCQTCKRRLLLPRDEFRKAVKTFVHHAPEPAPDLATQIDNT; encoded by the coding sequence ATGACCTACCTCCCCATCCACATCGGCGACATCGTCCGCCTGCGCAAACCCCACCCCTGCGGCGGCTACGAATGGGCGGTGGTGCGCACCGGGGCCGACATCGGCCTCGTCTGCCAGACCTGCAAACGCCGGCTGCTGCTCCCGCGCGACGAATTCCGCAAAGCCGTCAAAACCTTCGTCCACCACGCCCCCGAACCTGCCCCCGACCTCGCGACACAAATCGATAACACTTAG